The Sulfurihydrogenibium sp. YO3AOP1 genome has a window encoding:
- a CDS encoding YeeE/YedE thiosulfate transporter family protein — translation MEHSNHLIMGIITGMLFGIVLFKVGAVRYSRVEGMLLLRDLKIMKFAFTGIATASIIYGLADILGFAESTNLIPRIMPYMGVAHIIGGIMFGIAMASAGFCPGTCVARVGAGKFISAAGVIGLIIGVLIYNAIQPSLVEAGILGNKQDLTLYGVSGVSYGPLAVVWGVLFLIFALIADYVDPAKKFYQEKFSLNLIKDEWHWALGGVAAGSIIAWATAQGEYLGFSGALLALVGWVADSLGHPLSNVVPKVTEGIIWHAGLIIGVLPGAFLAAIISGKFKFDPVPPAFAQVAPMPWVRMILVFFAGMFLAIGALIGGGCTTGAFLAAYPTLSIGSMVMSGTYFIVGVLTANLIYMGRWSRFIEAKKASEEVYD, via the coding sequence ATGGAACATTCAAATCATTTAATCATGGGAATAATAACAGGAATGCTTTTTGGTATCGTTTTATTCAAAGTAGGAGCGGTTAGATATTCAAGAGTTGAAGGTATGCTTTTACTTAGAGATTTAAAAATAATGAAGTTTGCCTTTACAGGGATAGCGACCGCTTCTATCATTTACGGATTAGCTGATATTCTTGGATTTGCAGAAAGTACAAATTTAATTCCAAGAATAATGCCATATATGGGTGTTGCTCATATTATCGGTGGTATTATGTTTGGAATAGCTATGGCTTCTGCTGGTTTTTGTCCTGGAACTTGTGTTGCGAGGGTAGGAGCTGGTAAGTTTATATCTGCGGCGGGTGTCATCGGGTTGATTATCGGCGTTTTAATCTACAACGCAATACAACCATCATTGGTTGAAGCTGGTATTCTCGGAAACAAACAAGACCTTACATTATATGGTGTTTCAGGTGTATCTTATGGACCTTTAGCTGTTGTATGGGGTGTGTTATTCTTAATTTTTGCATTAATAGCTGATTATGTAGACCCGGCTAAAAAGTTTTATCAAGAAAAATTTAGTCTAAATCTTATAAAAGATGAGTGGCATTGGGCATTAGGTGGAGTTGCGGCTGGTTCTATAATTGCATGGGCTACAGCTCAGGGCGAATATCTTGGATTTTCTGGTGCTTTACTTGCTTTAGTTGGATGGGTTGCAGATTCCCTTGGACATCCATTATCAAACGTTGTTCCTAAGGTAACAGAAGGTATTATTTGGCACGCAGGTTTAATCATTGGTGTATTACCAGGAGCATTTTTAGCTGCAATCATCTCCGGTAAATTTAAGTTTGACCCGGTTCCACCAGCTTTTGCTCAAGTTGCCCCTATGCCATGGGTAAGAATGATCCTTGTTTTCTTTGCTGGAATGTTCTTGGCGATTGGTGCGTTAATCGGCGGTGGATGTACAACGGGAGCATTCTTAGCAGCATATCCTACATTATCTATCGGTAGTATGGTTATGTCTGGAACCTACTTTATAGTTGGAGTCTTAACAGCAAACCTTATTTACATGGGAAGATGGTCAAGATTTATTGAAGCTAAAAAAGCATCAGAAGAAGTATACGACTAA
- a CDS encoding 4Fe-4S dicluster domain-containing protein produces the protein MRLGFLVDLSRCMGCMACAVSCKAENDVPLHSWRLRVKYIDQGEFPYVKRHFVPLRCNHCENAPCERICPVSALHYLPNGIVNVDHNRCIGCASCMMACPYNAIYIDPITNSADKCTYCAHRIEVGMMPACVVACPTHANIFGDLDDPESEISKYLKEHRDVMVRKPELNTKPKHFYVRGSTVALDPLASERPEGYTLFTEVKFLDHIGGH, from the coding sequence ATGAGACTTGGATTTTTAGTTGATTTAAGCAGATGTATGGGATGCATGGCGTGTGCGGTCTCTTGTAAAGCTGAAAATGATGTTCCACTTCACAGCTGGAGACTAAGAGTTAAATACATTGACCAAGGCGAATTTCCTTATGTAAAAAGACATTTCGTACCTCTAAGATGTAATCACTGCGAAAACGCTCCATGTGAAAGAATCTGCCCTGTTAGTGCTTTACACTATTTACCAAACGGTATAGTTAACGTAGACCATAACAGATGTATCGGTTGTGCTTCTTGTATGATGGCATGTCCTTACAACGCTATATATATAGATCCAATAACAAACTCAGCTGATAAATGTACATACTGCGCCCATAGAATAGAAGTTGGCATGATGCCTGCTTGCGTAGTTGCATGTCCAACTCATGCAAATATCTTTGGAGACCTTGACGACCCAGAAAGTGAAATCTCTAAGTACCTAAAAGAACACAGAGATGTAATGGTAAGAAAGCCGGAGTTAAACACAAAACCAAAACATTTCTACGTTAGAGGTTCAACTGTTGCACTTGACCCATTAGCTTCTGAAAGACCTGAAGGGTACACTTTATTTACAGAAGTTAAATTCTTAGACCATATAGGAGGGCATTAA
- a CDS encoding molybdopterin-dependent oxidoreductase: MAISRRDFLKVMSATGGALGLGSSEAFAKAKAVVVDDPRASYPNGSFVENMYRREFAYTYGKKEEHGTAYHCVNCQGNCAWDVWVQNGIVTRENQAANYPQINPKIPDANPRGCNKGVQHSQVMYEKDRILYPMKRVGARGEGKWKRISWDEAITEVATRIYETMLTKGPAGNYIHVGAGMLTEARAASGKRLGTLLGAVRPYIASYVGDMFPGVSLVYGEGNIGFSYDFVYTANVQIWWGMDPNKTRIPDAHWVWEGKYNGGKVIVITPDFNATAKGADLWVPVRAGYDGFLAMSIINEIIQQKLYKPNFIKVFTDLPFLVRLDNKKLLRLSDIDTNDPMFDKEVFHVMEEKAHGKEFEADAVFLAYNLKNGKFTIMPGSEGNPVKTLRLKDLGWDIDPALEGVYEVKLKDGSKVKVTPVFELVKAEAAKFPAEKTFKLTNVHPKIVQQLARDIALPKVAFISMGFTIGKYFNGMLTQRAIASITPLCGRLGPYGGFNSENEWSISGLAKISGFAGKYKERFASGFVSEFVLGNMMQDFDKLYEEDTFKESMGMSKEEYKKQVNEMLSKSEGDKGIGHGKSYWNDVETFLLFADARFRRNKGSSYKKAFFEKAKFIAYVDFRMSDFANYADILLPAKSHYEVWDLRTNPGYHRFANLAHPPANLKPVGEAKSEWEICTMIVEKIQEIATKKYKETGDQKYIKIPDPQLSKTGYRDLDTLVEEYTIGGQLRNDRDAVELALENTDQFKPNTIESMFKRGGYLVLNEKAGKSSPLYPDKPYNVFENNLFLYERFETLSGRITYYVDDDLWIQQGANVPTAKEPIRPRRFPFVLMTPHARWSIHSTYKTSTLLLRLQRGKPYVMINPEIAKKKGIKDGDEVRVFNSLGEFYAMAKVYPSCPKDAIILEHGWEPFFYKGRKGHNETVASPLNLLELSDGWGHLKFGGNWDGNQHAYETSVDVEKA; the protein is encoded by the coding sequence ATGGCGATCTCAAGAAGGGACTTTTTAAAAGTAATGTCAGCAACAGGTGGAGCTTTAGGTCTTGGGTCAAGCGAGGCTTTTGCTAAAGCTAAAGCTGTTGTAGTAGATGACCCAAGAGCATCTTATCCAAACGGCTCTTTTGTTGAAAATATGTACAGAAGAGAGTTTGCATATACTTATGGAAAGAAAGAAGAGCATGGTACTGCTTATCACTGCGTAAACTGTCAAGGAAACTGTGCTTGGGATGTATGGGTTCAAAACGGTATAGTTACAAGAGAAAACCAAGCTGCTAACTATCCACAAATCAACCCAAAAATTCCTGATGCTAACCCAAGGGGATGTAACAAAGGCGTTCAACACTCTCAAGTAATGTATGAAAAAGACAGAATTCTCTATCCAATGAAAAGAGTCGGAGCGAGAGGAGAAGGTAAGTGGAAAAGAATATCTTGGGATGAAGCAATAACAGAAGTTGCAACAAGAATTTATGAAACTATGCTTACAAAAGGACCAGCTGGAAACTACATCCACGTTGGTGCTGGTATGCTTACAGAGGCAAGAGCAGCTTCTGGTAAAAGACTTGGAACACTTCTTGGTGCTGTTAGACCTTACATAGCTTCTTACGTTGGTGATATGTTCCCTGGCGTTTCCTTAGTATACGGCGAAGGAAACATTGGATTTTCTTACGATTTTGTATACACTGCAAACGTTCAAATCTGGTGGGGTATGGACCCTAACAAAACAAGAATTCCGGATGCTCACTGGGTATGGGAAGGAAAATACAACGGTGGAAAAGTAATCGTTATCACTCCAGACTTTAACGCTACTGCAAAAGGAGCTGATTTATGGGTGCCGGTTAGAGCCGGATACGATGGTTTCTTAGCAATGTCTATCATCAACGAAATTATTCAACAAAAGCTTTACAAACCAAACTTTATAAAAGTGTTCACAGATCTACCATTCTTAGTAAGATTAGATAACAAAAAACTATTAAGACTTTCTGATATTGACACAAACGACCCAATGTTTGATAAAGAAGTCTTCCATGTTATGGAAGAAAAAGCACATGGAAAAGAATTTGAAGCAGATGCTGTTTTCTTAGCTTATAACCTTAAAAACGGTAAATTTACAATCATGCCGGGTTCTGAAGGAAACCCAGTTAAAACATTGAGACTAAAAGATTTAGGTTGGGATATTGACCCAGCGTTAGAAGGTGTATATGAAGTTAAGTTAAAAGACGGTTCAAAGGTAAAAGTTACACCTGTATTTGAATTGGTTAAAGCAGAAGCAGCTAAATTCCCGGCTGAGAAAACATTTAAATTAACAAACGTTCATCCAAAAATCGTTCAACAGCTTGCAAGAGATATAGCTCTTCCAAAAGTAGCGTTTATATCTATGGGATTTACAATCGGTAAATACTTTAATGGTATGTTAACCCAAAGGGCTATTGCTTCTATTACTCCTTTATGTGGAAGGCTTGGACCTTATGGTGGATTTAACTCGGAAAATGAGTGGTCTATATCTGGTTTAGCTAAGATCTCTGGTTTTGCAGGAAAGTATAAAGAAAGATTCGCATCCGGTTTTGTAAGCGAATTTGTTCTTGGAAATATGATGCAGGACTTTGATAAGCTCTATGAAGAGGATACATTCAAAGAATCTATGGGAATGTCTAAGGAAGAGTATAAAAAGCAAGTGAATGAAATGCTTTCTAAGTCTGAAGGCGACAAAGGAATCGGACATGGTAAATCTTACTGGAATGATGTAGAAACGTTCTTACTTTTTGCAGATGCCAGATTTAGAAGAAATAAAGGTTCTTCTTATAAAAAGGCATTCTTTGAAAAGGCTAAATTTATTGCTTATGTAGATTTTAGAATGTCTGATTTTGCAAACTATGCAGACATTTTACTTCCTGCAAAGTCTCACTATGAAGTTTGGGACCTAAGAACAAACCCAGGTTATCATAGATTTGCAAACCTTGCCCATCCTCCAGCAAACTTAAAACCAGTTGGCGAAGCTAAGTCTGAATGGGAAATTTGTACTATGATTGTTGAGAAAATTCAAGAAATAGCGACTAAAAAATACAAAGAAACAGGCGACCAAAAATATATTAAAATTCCAGACCCACAACTTTCTAAAACAGGATACAGAGACCTTGACACATTAGTTGAAGAATACACAATCGGTGGTCAGTTAAGAAACGACAGAGATGCTGTAGAGTTAGCATTAGAAAATACTGACCAGTTTAAGCCTAATACTATTGAATCTATGTTCAAAAGAGGCGGTTATTTAGTATTAAATGAAAAAGCTGGAAAATCTTCACCACTCTATCCAGATAAGCCATACAACGTATTTGAAAACAACCTTTTCTTATATGAAAGATTTGAAACATTGTCCGGAAGAATTACATACTACGTAGATGATGATTTATGGATACAGCAAGGAGCAAACGTTCCAACCGCTAAAGAACCTATCAGACCAAGAAGATTCCCATTTGTTCTCATGACACCACACGCAAGATGGTCAATCCACTCAACTTATAAGACATCTACTTTACTGCTTAGATTACAAAGAGGAAAGCCTTATGTAATGATAAATCCTGAGATTGCTAAGAAGAAAGGCATCAAAGATGGTGATGAAGTTAGAGTGTTTAACTCCCTTGGTGAGTTTTATGCTATGGCAAAAGTATATCCATCATGTCCAAAAGATGCAATTATATTGGAGCATGGTTGGGAACCATTCTTCTACAAAGGAAGAAAAGGGCACAACGAAACAGTAGCATCTCCGCTTAACTTACTTGAACTTTCTGATGGTTGGGGACACTTGAAGTTTGGTGGAAACTGGGATGGAAACCAACATGCGTATGAGACTTCAGTAGATGTTGAAAAAGCTTAA
- a CDS encoding sulfurtransferase translates to MKKVLTLAAAGLLAVSASSKAADLLISVDQAKDLVGKAVFVNGDDPKVFAQGHIPGSVNAFAHDLHYLDDIKKCGGLPMCEKNAQKVISELGISNSSHVIAYDDGKGPNASGVWFFLYLYGVDNVQMLDGGFATWKAKGLPVETGPAKKPAPGKFTVKVRKEILATKDEVLKASKDPNYVILDARRFEEYTGKTLLEALEAPGKHKQVERGGHIPGAKFFEWKKVAGNPNGEPDKPLFKPVDQIKKQLERAGITPDKTVISYCHVGLGRGSFVYAALKLAGYPKAKVYVGSWDEWGNDKFLPIEQ, encoded by the coding sequence ATGAAAAAAGTTTTAACACTCGCAGCAGCAGGTTTACTTGCAGTGTCAGCATCATCAAAAGCGGCTGACTTACTTATCTCTGTAGACCAAGCAAAAGACTTGGTTGGAAAGGCAGTATTTGTAAACGGAGATGACCCAAAAGTATTCGCACAGGGTCATATTCCTGGGTCTGTTAACGCATTTGCTCACGACCTTCACTACTTGGATGATATTAAAAAGTGTGGTGGTCTTCCAATGTGCGAGAAAAATGCACAAAAGGTTATCAGCGAACTTGGTATCAGCAATAGCTCTCACGTTATAGCTTATGACGATGGTAAAGGTCCAAACGCTTCTGGTGTATGGTTTTTCTTATACTTATACGGCGTAGACAACGTTCAAATGTTAGATGGTGGATTTGCTACTTGGAAAGCAAAAGGCTTACCAGTAGAAACAGGGCCAGCTAAAAAACCAGCTCCTGGAAAGTTTACTGTTAAAGTAAGAAAAGAAATTCTTGCTACAAAAGATGAAGTTTTAAAAGCTTCAAAAGACCCAAATTACGTTATTTTAGATGCAAGAAGATTTGAAGAATACACTGGAAAAACATTGTTAGAGGCATTAGAAGCCCCTGGAAAACATAAACAAGTTGAAAGAGGTGGTCATATACCTGGAGCTAAGTTCTTCGAATGGAAAAAAGTTGCAGGAAACCCTAACGGTGAACCTGACAAACCATTATTCAAGCCAGTTGACCAAATTAAAAAACAACTTGAAAGAGCTGGAATTACTCCAGATAAAACTGTTATTTCTTACTGTCACGTAGGTTTAGGTAGAGGTTCGTTCGTGTATGCCGCTTTAAAATTAGCTGGATATCCAAAAGCTAAGGTTTACGTTGGTTCTTGGGACGAATGGGGTAACGATAAATTTTTACCAATCGAACAATAA
- a CDS encoding 4Fe-4S dicluster domain-containing protein, which yields MSKRQLAMVMDLNKCIGCQTCTVACKTQWTNRNGREYMYWNNVETHPGTGYPRNWMEAGGGFDEEGNLRDGIIPDMVLDYGVPWDYNHDELFNGDLLKPNTAPEWGPNWDEDVGGGEYPNSYFFYIPRICNHCSNPGCLAACPREAIFKREQDGIVLVDLERCQGYRYCIAGCPYKKIYFNPKISKSEKCIFCFPRVEKGLPPACAHQCVGRIRFVGFLDDEEGQVYKLVHKYKVALPLRPDFGTQPNVYYVPPLFDPPKLDDNMAPIDNSRRVPIEYLELLFGKEVHQALETLRKEMEKRARGEESELMDILIAYSHRDMFRLDNNYYQQTADKKLKATEFFKVIDQRYLQGANTKKVEIKDYTFHEKVLPLPPREGGHGH from the coding sequence ATGTCAAAAAGACAACTTGCAATGGTAATGGATTTAAATAAATGTATTGGTTGCCAAACTTGTACAGTAGCATGTAAGACACAGTGGACAAACAGAAATGGAAGAGAATACATGTACTGGAACAACGTTGAAACACACCCTGGTACAGGCTACCCAAGAAACTGGATGGAAGCTGGCGGTGGTTTTGACGAGGAAGGAAATTTAAGAGATGGAATTATCCCGGATATGGTATTAGATTATGGCGTACCATGGGATTACAACCACGACGAACTTTTCAATGGTGATTTACTAAAACCTAACACAGCTCCAGAATGGGGACCAAACTGGGATGAAGACGTTGGCGGTGGAGAGTATCCCAACTCTTACTTCTTCTACATTCCAAGAATTTGTAACCACTGCTCTAATCCAGGCTGTTTAGCTGCATGTCCAAGAGAGGCAATTTTTAAAAGAGAGCAAGACGGTATTGTTTTAGTAGACTTAGAAAGATGTCAAGGATACAGATACTGTATTGCAGGCTGTCCTTATAAAAAGATTTATTTTAACCCTAAGATATCTAAATCTGAAAAATGTATATTCTGCTTCCCGAGGGTTGAAAAAGGCTTACCTCCAGCATGTGCACATCAATGCGTAGGTAGAATAAGATTTGTAGGCTTTTTGGATGACGAAGAAGGACAAGTTTATAAACTTGTTCATAAGTATAAAGTTGCTTTACCTCTTAGACCAGACTTTGGAACACAGCCAAACGTTTACTACGTTCCGCCATTGTTTGACCCTCCAAAACTTGATGACAACATGGCTCCAATAGATAATTCAAGAAGAGTACCAATTGAATACTTAGAATTACTATTTGGAAAAGAAGTTCATCAAGCTCTTGAAACACTAAGAAAAGAAATGGAAAAGAGAGCAAGAGGAGAAGAGTCAGAGCTTATGGATATTCTTATCGCATACTCACATAGAGATATGTTCAGACTTGATAATAATTACTATCAACAAACAGCTGACAAAAAGTTAAAAGCTACAGAGTTCTTTAAAGTCATTGACCAAAGATACTTACAAGGTGCTAATACTAAGAAAGTTGAGATAAAAGATTACACTTTCCATGAAAAAGTATTGCCTTTACCTCCAAGAGAAGGTGGTCATGGACATTAA
- the nrfD gene encoding NrfD/PsrC family molybdoenzyme membrane anchor subunit, protein MLGAEVTFDVALPKVVWGWLVSTNMWAKSIATGSFLVGLYFIRKYPEKDAFFRKWLPILGLIFIAITLLVTVLDLHHMFRFWKIFVFAHFTSAVTLGAWVVSAFVIVLLLSFWSWITGNRKLFDKIAIPGFILAFFSTIYTAGIMGEATARELWVFPVELFQMLLSAVLAGSAAYLLLMQIFNVQMEDIKRELSFIFIGSAFLSSAGYIGELLFARMHSEFSHRAVEILAFGELAPMFWLGMFLTFIIPIILVGVATEKRKYEYLTLGSILALIGLWLIKHSWLLAPQMLPLS, encoded by the coding sequence ATGTTGGGAGCAGAAGTAACTTTTGATGTTGCATTACCAAAGGTTGTTTGGGGATGGCTTGTTTCAACCAATATGTGGGCTAAAAGTATAGCAACAGGCTCTTTTTTAGTAGGATTATACTTCATTAGAAAATATCCAGAAAAAGATGCATTTTTTAGAAAATGGCTACCAATTCTTGGATTAATATTCATAGCGATAACACTTTTAGTAACGGTTTTAGACTTACACCACATGTTTAGATTCTGGAAAATCTTTGTATTTGCCCATTTTACATCAGCAGTTACACTTGGTGCTTGGGTGGTTTCTGCGTTTGTTATAGTTTTACTTTTATCTTTCTGGTCATGGATTACAGGAAACAGAAAATTGTTTGATAAAATCGCAATACCGGGATTTATCCTTGCCTTTTTCTCAACTATTTACACAGCCGGAATTATGGGAGAAGCAACAGCAAGAGAGCTTTGGGTATTTCCTGTAGAGTTGTTCCAAATGCTATTATCTGCTGTTTTAGCCGGCTCTGCAGCTTATCTACTCCTTATGCAAATATTCAACGTCCAAATGGAAGATATTAAGAGAGAATTAAGCTTTATTTTTATAGGCTCAGCGTTTTTATCTTCGGCAGGATATATTGGAGAGCTTTTATTTGCAAGAATGCACTCAGAATTTTCTCATAGAGCGGTTGAGATTTTAGCTTTTGGTGAACTTGCTCCTATGTTCTGGCTTGGAATGTTCCTTACGTTTATCATTCCAATAATATTAGTAGGAGTAGCTACAGAAAAGAGAAAGTATGAGTACCTAACCTTAGGCTCAATTTTAGCTTTGATAGGACTTTGGCTTATAAAGCATAGCTGGCTTTTAGCTCCTCAAATGCTTCCTTTAAGCTAA
- a CDS encoding rhodanese-like domain-containing protein, whose protein sequence is MNPKIERSVYIVVILVLAFVLFTLGKKEVELKKQIPITAEELYKKLSNPKIKVQIIDVRELTSSDEVGGYEDSRIPGALPFPNCDESKMTTENLKEALKRINPYVYTVIVSTDGNQEIFKKCASKFTNVQNLAGGMKAWQDAGLPDESGEYTPPKAGGGGGCL, encoded by the coding sequence ATGAACCCTAAAATTGAAAGAAGCGTATATATAGTAGTCATCTTAGTTTTAGCATTCGTTCTTTTTACACTTGGTAAGAAAGAAGTTGAACTTAAAAAGCAAATACCTATAACCGCAGAAGAGCTTTATAAAAAACTTTCAAATCCAAAAATTAAGGTACAAATTATAGACGTGAGAGAGTTAACTTCAAGCGATGAAGTTGGTGGCTATGAAGACTCAAGAATACCAGGTGCATTACCATTTCCAAACTGTGATGAATCTAAAATGACAACTGAAAACCTAAAAGAAGCATTAAAAAGAATTAATCCGTATGTTTACACTGTGATCGTTTCTACAGATGGAAATCAGGAGATATTTAAAAAATGTGCATCTAAATTTACAAACGTTCAAAATCTTGCCGGCGGTATGAAGGCATGGCAGGATGCTGGATTACCGGATGAATCTGGCGAATACACTCCACCAAAAGCAGGTGGCGGTGGCGGTTGTTTATAA
- a CDS encoding c-type cytochrome has translation MKKKLTLFAISALVLSSNAGTDNFNDDVLEAKQLSKLDVQTLSSAPAKRVILYPQYSVRLNDKNANGIVEKEQPVEAEVAVGYNQNEIGILIRWKDETKSVQPALATNKYGDGVAVEFPTVYGKGKTLAYVGMGDANHPVMVYLKKAVEGKEYKKSFISEGFGTMTEIEEKGYNFTMQYDDSKKEWTAVIVKPLKTPDLNLASGMVPAAFAVYDGNSLNRDGNKKISSWKFIKIDKFKADPSYVKYISWGYGEIGDPARGKELMAQNGCNGCHRYADQKTAPEGLAPNLSKIGGYSNPAYLKESIINPNDVVIKNLNINRHYNKSAERDKNGAYPNNDMYTWYIKGDKGKLQSKMPPFAHLSEKDVADIVAYLKTLK, from the coding sequence ATGAAAAAGAAGCTAACATTGTTTGCTATATCAGCACTTGTTCTATCTTCAAACGCTGGGACGGACAACTTTAATGATGATGTTTTAGAGGCTAAGCAGCTATCAAAATTAGACGTTCAGACTTTATCTTCTGCTCCAGCAAAGAGAGTTATTTTATATCCACAGTACTCAGTTCGCTTAAATGATAAAAATGCTAATGGAATAGTTGAAAAAGAGCAACCTGTAGAAGCGGAAGTTGCAGTAGGTTATAATCAAAACGAAATAGGAATATTAATTAGATGGAAGGATGAGACTAAATCTGTTCAACCTGCTTTAGCTACTAACAAATACGGCGACGGTGTGGCTGTTGAATTTCCAACCGTTTATGGTAAAGGTAAAACTTTGGCTTATGTAGGTATGGGAGATGCTAACCACCCTGTAATGGTTTATTTAAAGAAAGCTGTTGAAGGAAAGGAATATAAAAAGTCCTTCATCTCAGAAGGTTTTGGAACAATGACGGAAATCGAAGAAAAAGGCTACAACTTTACAATGCAGTATGATGATTCTAAAAAAGAATGGACTGCTGTAATCGTAAAACCATTAAAAACTCCAGATTTAAACCTTGCATCCGGCATGGTTCCTGCTGCTTTTGCAGTTTATGATGGAAACAGTTTAAACAGGGATGGAAATAAGAAAATTTCTTCTTGGAAGTTTATAAAGATTGATAAGTTTAAAGCTGACCCAAGTTATGTAAAATACATTTCATGGGGATATGGAGAAATTGGAGACCCAGCAAGAGGAAAAGAGTTGATGGCTCAAAATGGCTGTAATGGTTGTCATAGATATGCAGACCAAAAAACAGCACCGGAAGGCTTAGCACCAAACTTATCTAAGATTGGCGGATATTCAAACCCTGCATACTTGAAAGAATCAATAATAAACCCTAATGATGTTGTGATTAAAAATCTAAACATAAACAGACATTACAACAAATCAGCTGAAAGAGATAAAAATGGAGCATATCCTAACAACGACATGTACACATGGTATATCAAGGGCGATAAAGGAAAATTACAGTCTAAAATGCCTCCATTTGCACATCTGTCTGAGAAAGATGTTGCCGACATCGTTGCTTATTTAAAGACTTTAAAGTGA